From the Phyllostomus discolor isolate MPI-MPIP mPhyDis1 chromosome 7, mPhyDis1.pri.v3, whole genome shotgun sequence genome, one window contains:
- the YTHDF3 gene encoding YTH domain-containing family protein 3 isoform X1: protein MFYLDLTLLHRAEETGEESFSVQNGSIHQKDAVNDDDFEPYLSSQTNQSNSYPPMSDPYMPSYYAPSIGFPYSLGEAAWSTAGDQPMPYLTTYGQMSNGEHHYIPDGVFSQPGALGNTPPFLGQHGFNFFPGNADFSTWGTSGSQGQSTQSSAYSSSYGYPPSSLGRAITDGQAGFGNDTLSKVPGINSIEQGMTGLKIGGDLTAAVTKTVGTALSSSGMTSIATNSVPPVSSAAPKPTSWAAIARKPAKPQPKLKPKGNVGIGGSAVPPPPIKHNMNIGTWDEKGSVVKAPPTQPVLPPQTIIQQPQPLIQPPPLVQSQLPQQQPQPPQPQQQQGPQPQAQPHQVQPQQQQLQNRWVAPRNRGAGFNQNNGAGGENFGLGVVPVSASPSSVEVHPVLEKLKAINNYNPKDFDWNLKNGRVFIIKSYSEDDIHRSIKYSIWCSTEHGNKRLDAAYRSLNGKGPLYLLFSVNGSGHFCGVAEMKSVVDYNAYAGVWSQDKWKGKFEVKWIFVKDVPNNQLRHIRLENNDNKPVTNSRDTQEVPLEKAKQVLKIIATFKHTTSIFDDFAHYEKRQEEEEAMRRERNRNKQ from the coding sequence AGTAACAGCTATCCACCAATGTCAGATCCATACATGCCTAGTTACTATGCTCCATCCATTGGATTTCCATATTCTCTTGGGGAAGCAGCATGGTCCACGGCGGGAGACCAACCTATGCCATATCTGACAACCTATGGACAAATGAGTAATGGAGAACATCATTATATACCAGATGGTGTGTTTAGTCAACCTGGGGCATTAGGAAATACCCCTCCATTTCTTGGTCAGCATGGATTTAACTTTTTTCCTGGTAATGCTGATTTCTCTACATGGGGGACAAGTGGATCTCAGGGACAATCAACGCAAAGTTCTGCTTATAGTAGCAGTTACGGCTATCCACCTAGTTCTCTTGGGAGAGCTATTACTGATGGACAGGctggatttggcaatgatactTTGAGTAAGGTGCCCGGCATTAACAGTATTGAGCAAGGCATGACTGGACTGAAAATTGGTGGTGACCTGACAGCTGCAGTGACAAAAACTGTAGGTACAGCCTTGAGCAGCAGTGGTATGACTAGCATTGCAACCAATAGTGTGCCCCCAGTTAGCAGTGCAGCACCTAAACCAACCTCCTGGGCCGCCATTGCCAGAAAGCCTGCCAAACCTCAACCGAAACTTAAACCCAAGGGCAATGTGGGAATTGGGGGTTCTGCTGTGCCACCACCTCCTATAAAACACAACATGAATATTGGAACTTGGGATGAAAAGGGGTCTGTGGTAAAGGCTCCACCAACCCAACCAGTTCTGCCTCCTCAAACTATAATCCAGCAGCCTCAGCCATTAATTCAACCACCACCATTGGTGCAAAGCCAACTGCCTCAACAGCAGCCTCAGCCACCACAACCACAGCAGCAACAAGGACCTCAGCCACAGGCCCAGCCTCACCAAGTGCAGCCCCAACAGCAACAGCTGCAGAACCGCTGGGTAGCTCCTCGGAATAGGGGAGCTGGCTTCAACCAGAACAATGGAGCGGGCGGTGAAAACTTTGGTTTAGGTGTTGTTCCTGTCAGCGCTTCACCTTCTAGTGTAGAAGTGCATCCAGTGCTGGAAAAGCTAAAGGCCATAAACAACTATAATCCCAAAGACTTTGACTGGAACCTGAAGAATGGACGTGTGTTTATAATTAAAAGCTATTCTGAGGATGACATTCACCGTTCCATTAAGTACTCTATCTGGTGTAGTACTGAGCATGGTAATAAGCGTTTGGATGCAGCTTACCGTTCCCTGAATGGGAAAGGCCCACTCTATTTACTCTTCAGTGTGAATGGCAGTGGACATTTTTGTGGAGTGGCTGAAATGAAGTCTGTTGTGGACTACAATGCATATGCTGGTGTCTGGTCTCAGGATAAGTGGAAGGGCAAATTTGAAGTTAAGTGGATCTTTGTCAAAGATGTTCCCAATAACCAATTACGGCATATTCGCttagaaaataatgacaacaaaccAGTTACCAATTCAAGGGACACTCAAGAGGTACCCCTAGAAAAAGCTAAGCAAGTGCTTAAAATAATTGCTACTTTCAAGCATACCACCTCAATCTTTGATGACTTTGCACATTATGAAAAGCGtcaagaagaggaggaagccatGCGTAGG
- the YTHDF3 gene encoding YTH domain-containing family protein 3 isoform X2, which yields MSATSVDQRPKGQGNKVSVQNGSIHQKDAVNDDDFEPYLSSQTNQSNSYPPMSDPYMPSYYAPSIGFPYSLGEAAWSTAGDQPMPYLTTYGQMSNGEHHYIPDGVFSQPGALGNTPPFLGQHGFNFFPGNADFSTWGTSGSQGQSTQSSAYSSSYGYPPSSLGRAITDGQAGFGNDTLSKVPGINSIEQGMTGLKIGGDLTAAVTKTVGTALSSSGMTSIATNSVPPVSSAAPKPTSWAAIARKPAKPQPKLKPKGNVGIGGSAVPPPPIKHNMNIGTWDEKGSVVKAPPTQPVLPPQTIIQQPQPLIQPPPLVQSQLPQQQPQPPQPQQQQGPQPQAQPHQVQPQQQQLQNRWVAPRNRGAGFNQNNGAGGENFGLGVVPVSASPSSVEVHPVLEKLKAINNYNPKDFDWNLKNGRVFIIKSYSEDDIHRSIKYSIWCSTEHGNKRLDAAYRSLNGKGPLYLLFSVNGSGHFCGVAEMKSVVDYNAYAGVWSQDKWKGKFEVKWIFVKDVPNNQLRHIRLENNDNKPVTNSRDTQEVPLEKAKQVLKIIATFKHTTSIFDDFAHYEKRQEEEEAMRRERNRNKQ from the coding sequence AGTAACAGCTATCCACCAATGTCAGATCCATACATGCCTAGTTACTATGCTCCATCCATTGGATTTCCATATTCTCTTGGGGAAGCAGCATGGTCCACGGCGGGAGACCAACCTATGCCATATCTGACAACCTATGGACAAATGAGTAATGGAGAACATCATTATATACCAGATGGTGTGTTTAGTCAACCTGGGGCATTAGGAAATACCCCTCCATTTCTTGGTCAGCATGGATTTAACTTTTTTCCTGGTAATGCTGATTTCTCTACATGGGGGACAAGTGGATCTCAGGGACAATCAACGCAAAGTTCTGCTTATAGTAGCAGTTACGGCTATCCACCTAGTTCTCTTGGGAGAGCTATTACTGATGGACAGGctggatttggcaatgatactTTGAGTAAGGTGCCCGGCATTAACAGTATTGAGCAAGGCATGACTGGACTGAAAATTGGTGGTGACCTGACAGCTGCAGTGACAAAAACTGTAGGTACAGCCTTGAGCAGCAGTGGTATGACTAGCATTGCAACCAATAGTGTGCCCCCAGTTAGCAGTGCAGCACCTAAACCAACCTCCTGGGCCGCCATTGCCAGAAAGCCTGCCAAACCTCAACCGAAACTTAAACCCAAGGGCAATGTGGGAATTGGGGGTTCTGCTGTGCCACCACCTCCTATAAAACACAACATGAATATTGGAACTTGGGATGAAAAGGGGTCTGTGGTAAAGGCTCCACCAACCCAACCAGTTCTGCCTCCTCAAACTATAATCCAGCAGCCTCAGCCATTAATTCAACCACCACCATTGGTGCAAAGCCAACTGCCTCAACAGCAGCCTCAGCCACCACAACCACAGCAGCAACAAGGACCTCAGCCACAGGCCCAGCCTCACCAAGTGCAGCCCCAACAGCAACAGCTGCAGAACCGCTGGGTAGCTCCTCGGAATAGGGGAGCTGGCTTCAACCAGAACAATGGAGCGGGCGGTGAAAACTTTGGTTTAGGTGTTGTTCCTGTCAGCGCTTCACCTTCTAGTGTAGAAGTGCATCCAGTGCTGGAAAAGCTAAAGGCCATAAACAACTATAATCCCAAAGACTTTGACTGGAACCTGAAGAATGGACGTGTGTTTATAATTAAAAGCTATTCTGAGGATGACATTCACCGTTCCATTAAGTACTCTATCTGGTGTAGTACTGAGCATGGTAATAAGCGTTTGGATGCAGCTTACCGTTCCCTGAATGGGAAAGGCCCACTCTATTTACTCTTCAGTGTGAATGGCAGTGGACATTTTTGTGGAGTGGCTGAAATGAAGTCTGTTGTGGACTACAATGCATATGCTGGTGTCTGGTCTCAGGATAAGTGGAAGGGCAAATTTGAAGTTAAGTGGATCTTTGTCAAAGATGTTCCCAATAACCAATTACGGCATATTCGCttagaaaataatgacaacaaaccAGTTACCAATTCAAGGGACACTCAAGAGGTACCCCTAGAAAAAGCTAAGCAAGTGCTTAAAATAATTGCTACTTTCAAGCATACCACCTCAATCTTTGATGACTTTGCACATTATGAAAAGCGtcaagaagaggaggaagccatGCGTAGG
- the YTHDF3 gene encoding YTH domain-containing family protein 3 isoform X3 encodes MSDPYMPSYYAPSIGFPYSLGEAAWSTAGDQPMPYLTTYGQMSNGEHHYIPDGVFSQPGALGNTPPFLGQHGFNFFPGNADFSTWGTSGSQGQSTQSSAYSSSYGYPPSSLGRAITDGQAGFGNDTLSKVPGINSIEQGMTGLKIGGDLTAAVTKTVGTALSSSGMTSIATNSVPPVSSAAPKPTSWAAIARKPAKPQPKLKPKGNVGIGGSAVPPPPIKHNMNIGTWDEKGSVVKAPPTQPVLPPQTIIQQPQPLIQPPPLVQSQLPQQQPQPPQPQQQQGPQPQAQPHQVQPQQQQLQNRWVAPRNRGAGFNQNNGAGGENFGLGVVPVSASPSSVEVHPVLEKLKAINNYNPKDFDWNLKNGRVFIIKSYSEDDIHRSIKYSIWCSTEHGNKRLDAAYRSLNGKGPLYLLFSVNGSGHFCGVAEMKSVVDYNAYAGVWSQDKWKGKFEVKWIFVKDVPNNQLRHIRLENNDNKPVTNSRDTQEVPLEKAKQVLKIIATFKHTTSIFDDFAHYEKRQEEEEAMRRERNRNKQ; translated from the coding sequence ATGTCAGATCCATACATGCCTAGTTACTATGCTCCATCCATTGGATTTCCATATTCTCTTGGGGAAGCAGCATGGTCCACGGCGGGAGACCAACCTATGCCATATCTGACAACCTATGGACAAATGAGTAATGGAGAACATCATTATATACCAGATGGTGTGTTTAGTCAACCTGGGGCATTAGGAAATACCCCTCCATTTCTTGGTCAGCATGGATTTAACTTTTTTCCTGGTAATGCTGATTTCTCTACATGGGGGACAAGTGGATCTCAGGGACAATCAACGCAAAGTTCTGCTTATAGTAGCAGTTACGGCTATCCACCTAGTTCTCTTGGGAGAGCTATTACTGATGGACAGGctggatttggcaatgatactTTGAGTAAGGTGCCCGGCATTAACAGTATTGAGCAAGGCATGACTGGACTGAAAATTGGTGGTGACCTGACAGCTGCAGTGACAAAAACTGTAGGTACAGCCTTGAGCAGCAGTGGTATGACTAGCATTGCAACCAATAGTGTGCCCCCAGTTAGCAGTGCAGCACCTAAACCAACCTCCTGGGCCGCCATTGCCAGAAAGCCTGCCAAACCTCAACCGAAACTTAAACCCAAGGGCAATGTGGGAATTGGGGGTTCTGCTGTGCCACCACCTCCTATAAAACACAACATGAATATTGGAACTTGGGATGAAAAGGGGTCTGTGGTAAAGGCTCCACCAACCCAACCAGTTCTGCCTCCTCAAACTATAATCCAGCAGCCTCAGCCATTAATTCAACCACCACCATTGGTGCAAAGCCAACTGCCTCAACAGCAGCCTCAGCCACCACAACCACAGCAGCAACAAGGACCTCAGCCACAGGCCCAGCCTCACCAAGTGCAGCCCCAACAGCAACAGCTGCAGAACCGCTGGGTAGCTCCTCGGAATAGGGGAGCTGGCTTCAACCAGAACAATGGAGCGGGCGGTGAAAACTTTGGTTTAGGTGTTGTTCCTGTCAGCGCTTCACCTTCTAGTGTAGAAGTGCATCCAGTGCTGGAAAAGCTAAAGGCCATAAACAACTATAATCCCAAAGACTTTGACTGGAACCTGAAGAATGGACGTGTGTTTATAATTAAAAGCTATTCTGAGGATGACATTCACCGTTCCATTAAGTACTCTATCTGGTGTAGTACTGAGCATGGTAATAAGCGTTTGGATGCAGCTTACCGTTCCCTGAATGGGAAAGGCCCACTCTATTTACTCTTCAGTGTGAATGGCAGTGGACATTTTTGTGGAGTGGCTGAAATGAAGTCTGTTGTGGACTACAATGCATATGCTGGTGTCTGGTCTCAGGATAAGTGGAAGGGCAAATTTGAAGTTAAGTGGATCTTTGTCAAAGATGTTCCCAATAACCAATTACGGCATATTCGCttagaaaataatgacaacaaaccAGTTACCAATTCAAGGGACACTCAAGAGGTACCCCTAGAAAAAGCTAAGCAAGTGCTTAAAATAATTGCTACTTTCAAGCATACCACCTCAATCTTTGATGACTTTGCACATTATGAAAAGCGtcaagaagaggaggaagccatGCGTAGG